One genomic segment of Anguilla anguilla isolate fAngAng1 chromosome 2, fAngAng1.pri, whole genome shotgun sequence includes these proteins:
- the llgl2 gene encoding LLGL scribble cell polarity complex component 2 isoform X3: MKRFRRHGHESQRDRLKQELYQFNKTVEHGFPHQPSALGYSPTLQLLAIGTRSGAIKLYGAPGVEFMGLHDENATVTQVHFLPHQLEMVTLLDDNSLHMWTLRAHQGVSELLEIGRFTLTGPPGAPPSVTRVTAVLAHSSGELLLLGTEGGHVFVVEVPGFRELEERNISVEEVQNSVPEDYVGRRNLESVEALQENPLNPRQVVLGYGRGLMVLWDLDSKRAVQLLQGTQLESVWWMPDGSQIISSHSDGGFCRWTVTGKGSLQEPDEQDTPYGSFPCKAISKIVQLPNAEGPPFLVFSGGMPRASYGDRHCISIIHGKTHVALDFTSRIIDFFIITDEKHRAGDPTALVVLVEEELVVVDLLTDGWPVIQTPYLVPLHCSAITCSHHVSCIPLKLWERVLAAGALQSTHYSGRLWPVNGGQNLAPDPPQRDLLLTGHEDGTVRFWDASGVCLYPMYKLGTAGVFHTDADFNDNMNQGADGEWPPFRKVGNFDPYSDDPRLGIQKIHLCKYSGYLAVAGTAGQILMMELNDEPAEQVVEASLVDLLQGQEGFRWKGHARLEVREEPVTFPPGFQPFALVQCQPPAVVTALSLHSEWKLVAFGTSHGFGLYDYLQRSPVLVRCTLNPSDQLAMEGPLSRVKSIKKSLRQSFRRIRRSRVSMRKQHANNAAKLQELNARLEAELQEMELAPVQRKIEARSSDDSFTGLVRTLYFADSFLSDAAHSTPSLWAGTNGGSVFAYILRIPPVERRTEDPVTAHPAKEIQLMHRAPVVGLVVLDGHGAPLPEPLEVAHDLSRSPDMQGSHHLLVVSEEQFKLFTLPKVSAKMKLKLTAMEGSRVRRVGVAWFGSSRVEEYGESGLVVLTNQGDLNVLSLPGIKMQVQYPCIRREDVSGIASCVFTKHGQGFYLISPSEFERFSLSARWLVEPRCLVEVPPRPSASARSPLPRSEPDGVPTERSGHKSAGGGGESSARRVMEHALLNDEQVLQEIQKSLEGDQMTYLENNMKGLSAGGMVMSNGE, translated from the exons ATGAAGAGGTTCCGGCGGCATGGGCACGAGTCGCAGCGGGACAGGCTAAAGCAGGAGCTCTACCAGTTCAACAAG ACTGTGGAACATGGATTCCCCCACCAGCCCAGTGCTCTGGGTTACAGCCCTACCCTGCAGCTCCTGGCCATCGGTACTCGTTCCGGCGCTATCAAACT GTACGGGGCTCCGGGAGTGGAGTTCATGGGCCTCCACGACGAGAACGCCACAGTCACTCAGGTGCACTTCCTCCCACATCAG CTTGAGATGGTGACTCTGCTGGATGATAACAGTCTGCACATGTGGACGCTGCGGGCACACCAGGGCGTGTCCGAGCTGCTGGAGATCGGCCGCTTCACACTGACCGGCCCGCCAGG CGCCCCCCCGAGTGTGACGCGTGTAACTGCAGTGCTGGCGCACTCGTCCGGCGAGCTGCTCCTCCTGGGCACGGAGGGAGGCCACGTGTTCGTGGTGGAGGTGCCTGGCTtcagggagctggaggagcgcAATATCAGCGTGGAGGAGGTGCAGAACAG TGTCCCAGAAGACTACGTGGGCCGCAGGAACCTGGAGAGCGTGGAGGCCCTGCAGGAGAACCCGCTGAACCCGCGGCAGGTGGTGCTGGGGTACGGCCGCGGCCTCATGGTGCTGTGGGACCTGGACAGCAAGCGCGCcgtgcagctcctccagggcaCGCAG CTGGAGAGCGTGTGGTGGATGCCGGACGGAAGCCAGATCATCAGCTCTCACAGCGACGGCGGCTTCTGCCGCTGGACGGTGACCGGGAAGGGCTCGCTGCAGGAGCCCGACGAGCAGGACACGCCCTACG GCTCCTTCCCCTGCAAAGCCATCTCTAAGATCGTGCAGCTGCCCAACGCAGAAGG GCCCCCGTTCCTGGTCTTCAGCGGTGGGATGCCCCGCGCCAGCTATGGGGACAGGCACTGCATCTCCATCATCCACGGCAAGACCCACGTAGCGCTGGACTTCACCTCCCGCATCATCGACTTCTTCATCATCACAGACGAGAAGCACAGAG CAGGTGACCCGACGGcgctggtggtgctggtggaggaggagctggtggtggtGGACCTGCTGACGGACGGCTGGCCGGTGATCCAGACGCCCTACTTGGTGCCGCTGCACTGCTCGGCCATCACCTGCTCCCACCACGTCTCCTGCATCCCCCTCAAGCTGTGGGAGCGGGTGCTGGCGGCCGGGGCGCTGCAGAGCACACACTACTCAGGGAGG CTCTGGCCCGTGAATGGAGGGCAGAACCTGGCTCCAGACCCCCCTCAGAGGGACCTGCTGCTCACAGG GCACGAGGACGGGACGGTGCGCTTCTGGGACGCCTCGGGGGTGTGCCTGTACCCCATGTACAAGCTGGGCACGGCGGGGGTCTTCCACACCGACGCCGACTTCAACGACAACATGAACCAGGGCGCCGACGGGGAGTGGCCGCCGTTCCGGAAG GTGGGGAACTTCGACCCCTACAGCGACGACCCTCGCCTGGGCATCCAGAAGATCCACCTGTGCAAGTACAGCGGCTACCTGGCCGTGGCCGGCACGGCAGGGCAG ATCCTGATGATGGAGCTGAACGACGAGCCGGCCGAGCAGGTGGTGGAGGCCTCGCTGGTGGACCTGCTGCAGGGCCAGGAGGGCTTCCGCTGGAAGGGCCACGCCCGGCTGGAGGTGCGGGAGGAGCCGGTCACCTTCCCGCCCGGCTTCCAGCCCTTCGCCCTGGTGCAGTGCCAGCCCCCCGCCGTGGTGACGGCCCTCTCCCTGCACTCCGAGTGGAAGCTGGTGGCCTTCGGCACCAGCCACGGCTTCGGCCTGTACGACTACCTGCAGAGGAGCCCCGTGCTGGTCCG GTGCACGCTGAACCCCAGTGACCAGCTGGCCATGGAGGGCCCTCTGTCCCGTGTGAAGTCCATTAAGAAGTCCCTGCGCCAGTCCTTCCGCCGGATCCGCCGCAGCCGCGTGTCCATGCGCAAGCAGCACGCCAACAACGCAGCCAAG ctgcaggagctgaacgcgaggctggaggcggagctgcagGAGATGGAGCTGGCTCCGGTGCAGAGGAAGATCGAGGCGCGCTCCTCAGACGACTCCTTCACCGGCCTGGTCCGCACGCTCTACTTCGCCGACTCCTTCCTCAGCGACG ccgccCACAGCACTCCTTCGCTTTGGGCGGGCACCAATGGCGGCAGCGTCTTCGCCTACATCCTCCGCATCCCCCCCGTGGAGCGCCGGACCGAGGATCCCGTCACAGCCCACCCCG CGAAGGAGATCCAGCTGATGCACCGCGCGCCGGTGGTGGGGCTGGTGGTGCTGGACGGGCACGGTGCCCCTCTGCCGGAGCCCCTGGAGGTGGCGCACGACCTGTCCCGCAGCCCCGACATGCAGGGCTCGCACCACCTGCTGGTCGTCTCAGAGGAGCAGTTCAAG CTGTTCACGCTGCCCAAGGTGAGCGCCAagatgaagctgaagctgaCGGCGATGGAGGGCTCGCGCGTGCggcgggtgggcgtggcctggttCGGCAGCAGCCGGGTGGAGGAGTACGGGGAGAGCGGGCTGGTGGTGCTGACCAATCAGGGCGACCTGAACGTGCTGTCGCTGCCCGGCATCAAGATGCAGGTGCAGTACCCCTGCATCCGGCGCGAGGACGTCAGCGGCATCGCCTCCTGCGTCTTCACCAAGCACGGCCAAG GGTTCTACCTGATCTCCCCGTCCGAGTTTGAGCGCTTCTCCCTGTCTGCCCGCTGGCTGGTGGAGCCCAGGTGCCTGGTGGAGGTGCCCCCTCGCCCCTCCGCCTCCGCCCGCAGTCCCCTGCCCCGGTCGGAGCCCGACGGGGTGCCCACGGAACGCAG CGGTCACAAGAGTGccggtggaggtggtg agAGCTCTGCCAGACGAGTAATGGAGCATGCTTTGCTGAATGACGAGC AGGTGCTCCAGGAGATCCAGAAATCTCTAGAAGGAGATCAGAT GACGTACCTGGAGAATAATATGAAGGGCTTGTCGGCAGGAGGCATGGTGATGAGCAACGGAG
- the llgl2 gene encoding LLGL scribble cell polarity complex component 2 isoform X1, with product MKRFRRHGHESQRDRLKQELYQFNKTVEHGFPHQPSALGYSPTLQLLAIGTRSGAIKLYGAPGVEFMGLHDENATVTQVHFLPHQLEMVTLLDDNSLHMWTLRAHQGVSELLEIGRFTLTGPPGAPPSVTRVTAVLAHSSGELLLLGTEGGHVFVVEVPGFRELEERNISVEEVQNSVPEDYVGRRNLESVEALQENPLNPRQVVLGYGRGLMVLWDLDSKRAVQLLQGTQQLESVWWMPDGSQIISSHSDGGFCRWTVTGKGSLQEPDEQDTPYGSFPCKAISKIVQLPNAEGPPFLVFSGGMPRASYGDRHCISIIHGKTHVALDFTSRIIDFFIITDEKHRAGDPTALVVLVEEELVVVDLLTDGWPVIQTPYLVPLHCSAITCSHHVSCIPLKLWERVLAAGALQSTHYSGRLWPVNGGQNLAPDPPQRDLLLTGHEDGTVRFWDASGVCLYPMYKLGTAGVFHTDADFNDNMNQGADGEWPPFRKVGNFDPYSDDPRLGIQKIHLCKYSGYLAVAGTAGQILMMELNDEPAEQVVEASLVDLLQGQEGFRWKGHARLEVREEPVTFPPGFQPFALVQCQPPAVVTALSLHSEWKLVAFGTSHGFGLYDYLQRSPVLVRCTLNPSDQLAMEGPLSRVKSIKKSLRQSFRRIRRSRVSMRKQHANNAAKLQELNARLEAELQEMELAPVQRKIEARSSDDSFTGLVRTLYFADSFLSDAAHSTPSLWAGTNGGSVFAYILRIPPVERRTEDPVTAHPAKEIQLMHRAPVVGLVVLDGHGAPLPEPLEVAHDLSRSPDMQGSHHLLVVSEEQFKLFTLPKVSAKMKLKLTAMEGSRVRRVGVAWFGSSRVEEYGESGLVVLTNQGDLNVLSLPGIKMQVQYPCIRREDVSGIASCVFTKHGQGFYLISPSEFERFSLSARWLVEPRCLVEVPPRPSASARSPLPRSEPDGVPTERSGHKSAGGGGESSARRVMEHALLNDEQVLQEIQKSLEGDQMTYLENNMKGLSAGGMVMSNGE from the exons ATGAAGAGGTTCCGGCGGCATGGGCACGAGTCGCAGCGGGACAGGCTAAAGCAGGAGCTCTACCAGTTCAACAAG ACTGTGGAACATGGATTCCCCCACCAGCCCAGTGCTCTGGGTTACAGCCCTACCCTGCAGCTCCTGGCCATCGGTACTCGTTCCGGCGCTATCAAACT GTACGGGGCTCCGGGAGTGGAGTTCATGGGCCTCCACGACGAGAACGCCACAGTCACTCAGGTGCACTTCCTCCCACATCAG CTTGAGATGGTGACTCTGCTGGATGATAACAGTCTGCACATGTGGACGCTGCGGGCACACCAGGGCGTGTCCGAGCTGCTGGAGATCGGCCGCTTCACACTGACCGGCCCGCCAGG CGCCCCCCCGAGTGTGACGCGTGTAACTGCAGTGCTGGCGCACTCGTCCGGCGAGCTGCTCCTCCTGGGCACGGAGGGAGGCCACGTGTTCGTGGTGGAGGTGCCTGGCTtcagggagctggaggagcgcAATATCAGCGTGGAGGAGGTGCAGAACAG TGTCCCAGAAGACTACGTGGGCCGCAGGAACCTGGAGAGCGTGGAGGCCCTGCAGGAGAACCCGCTGAACCCGCGGCAGGTGGTGCTGGGGTACGGCCGCGGCCTCATGGTGCTGTGGGACCTGGACAGCAAGCGCGCcgtgcagctcctccagggcaCGCAG CAGCTGGAGAGCGTGTGGTGGATGCCGGACGGAAGCCAGATCATCAGCTCTCACAGCGACGGCGGCTTCTGCCGCTGGACGGTGACCGGGAAGGGCTCGCTGCAGGAGCCCGACGAGCAGGACACGCCCTACG GCTCCTTCCCCTGCAAAGCCATCTCTAAGATCGTGCAGCTGCCCAACGCAGAAGG GCCCCCGTTCCTGGTCTTCAGCGGTGGGATGCCCCGCGCCAGCTATGGGGACAGGCACTGCATCTCCATCATCCACGGCAAGACCCACGTAGCGCTGGACTTCACCTCCCGCATCATCGACTTCTTCATCATCACAGACGAGAAGCACAGAG CAGGTGACCCGACGGcgctggtggtgctggtggaggaggagctggtggtggtGGACCTGCTGACGGACGGCTGGCCGGTGATCCAGACGCCCTACTTGGTGCCGCTGCACTGCTCGGCCATCACCTGCTCCCACCACGTCTCCTGCATCCCCCTCAAGCTGTGGGAGCGGGTGCTGGCGGCCGGGGCGCTGCAGAGCACACACTACTCAGGGAGG CTCTGGCCCGTGAATGGAGGGCAGAACCTGGCTCCAGACCCCCCTCAGAGGGACCTGCTGCTCACAGG GCACGAGGACGGGACGGTGCGCTTCTGGGACGCCTCGGGGGTGTGCCTGTACCCCATGTACAAGCTGGGCACGGCGGGGGTCTTCCACACCGACGCCGACTTCAACGACAACATGAACCAGGGCGCCGACGGGGAGTGGCCGCCGTTCCGGAAG GTGGGGAACTTCGACCCCTACAGCGACGACCCTCGCCTGGGCATCCAGAAGATCCACCTGTGCAAGTACAGCGGCTACCTGGCCGTGGCCGGCACGGCAGGGCAG ATCCTGATGATGGAGCTGAACGACGAGCCGGCCGAGCAGGTGGTGGAGGCCTCGCTGGTGGACCTGCTGCAGGGCCAGGAGGGCTTCCGCTGGAAGGGCCACGCCCGGCTGGAGGTGCGGGAGGAGCCGGTCACCTTCCCGCCCGGCTTCCAGCCCTTCGCCCTGGTGCAGTGCCAGCCCCCCGCCGTGGTGACGGCCCTCTCCCTGCACTCCGAGTGGAAGCTGGTGGCCTTCGGCACCAGCCACGGCTTCGGCCTGTACGACTACCTGCAGAGGAGCCCCGTGCTGGTCCG GTGCACGCTGAACCCCAGTGACCAGCTGGCCATGGAGGGCCCTCTGTCCCGTGTGAAGTCCATTAAGAAGTCCCTGCGCCAGTCCTTCCGCCGGATCCGCCGCAGCCGCGTGTCCATGCGCAAGCAGCACGCCAACAACGCAGCCAAG ctgcaggagctgaacgcgaggctggaggcggagctgcagGAGATGGAGCTGGCTCCGGTGCAGAGGAAGATCGAGGCGCGCTCCTCAGACGACTCCTTCACCGGCCTGGTCCGCACGCTCTACTTCGCCGACTCCTTCCTCAGCGACG ccgccCACAGCACTCCTTCGCTTTGGGCGGGCACCAATGGCGGCAGCGTCTTCGCCTACATCCTCCGCATCCCCCCCGTGGAGCGCCGGACCGAGGATCCCGTCACAGCCCACCCCG CGAAGGAGATCCAGCTGATGCACCGCGCGCCGGTGGTGGGGCTGGTGGTGCTGGACGGGCACGGTGCCCCTCTGCCGGAGCCCCTGGAGGTGGCGCACGACCTGTCCCGCAGCCCCGACATGCAGGGCTCGCACCACCTGCTGGTCGTCTCAGAGGAGCAGTTCAAG CTGTTCACGCTGCCCAAGGTGAGCGCCAagatgaagctgaagctgaCGGCGATGGAGGGCTCGCGCGTGCggcgggtgggcgtggcctggttCGGCAGCAGCCGGGTGGAGGAGTACGGGGAGAGCGGGCTGGTGGTGCTGACCAATCAGGGCGACCTGAACGTGCTGTCGCTGCCCGGCATCAAGATGCAGGTGCAGTACCCCTGCATCCGGCGCGAGGACGTCAGCGGCATCGCCTCCTGCGTCTTCACCAAGCACGGCCAAG GGTTCTACCTGATCTCCCCGTCCGAGTTTGAGCGCTTCTCCCTGTCTGCCCGCTGGCTGGTGGAGCCCAGGTGCCTGGTGGAGGTGCCCCCTCGCCCCTCCGCCTCCGCCCGCAGTCCCCTGCCCCGGTCGGAGCCCGACGGGGTGCCCACGGAACGCAG CGGTCACAAGAGTGccggtggaggtggtg agAGCTCTGCCAGACGAGTAATGGAGCATGCTTTGCTGAATGACGAGC AGGTGCTCCAGGAGATCCAGAAATCTCTAGAAGGAGATCAGAT GACGTACCTGGAGAATAATATGAAGGGCTTGTCGGCAGGAGGCATGGTGATGAGCAACGGAG
- the llgl2 gene encoding LLGL scribble cell polarity complex component 2 isoform X4: protein MKRFRRHGHESQRDRLKQELYQFNKTVEHGFPHQPSALGYSPTLQLLAIGTRSGAIKLYGAPGVEFMGLHDENATVTQVHFLPHQLEMVTLLDDNSLHMWTLRAHQGVSELLEIGRFTLTGPPGAPPSVTRVTAVLAHSSGELLLLGTEGGHVFVVEVPGFRELEERNISVEEVQNSVPEDYVGRRNLESVEALQENPLNPRQVVLGYGRGLMVLWDLDSKRAVQLLQGTQQLESVWWMPDGSQIISSHSDGGFCRWTVTGKGSLQEPDEQDTPYGSFPCKAISKIVQLPNAEGPPFLVFSGGMPRASYGDRHCISIIHGKTHVALDFTSRIIDFFIITDEKHRAGDPTALVVLVEEELVVVDLLTDGWPVIQTPYLVPLHCSAITCSHHVSCIPLKLWERVLAAGALQSTHYSGRLWPVNGGQNLAPDPPQRDLLLTGHEDGTVRFWDASGVCLYPMYKLGTAGVFHTDADFNDNMNQGADGEWPPFRKVGNFDPYSDDPRLGIQKIHLCKYSGYLAVAGTAGQILMMELNDEPAEQVVEASLVDLLQGQEGFRWKGHARLEVREEPVTFPPGFQPFALVQCQPPAVVTALSLHSEWKLVAFGTSHGFGLYDYLQRSPVLVRCTLNPSDQLAMEGPLSRVKSIKKSLRQSFRRIRRSRVSMRKQHANNAAKLQELNARLEAELQEMELAPVQRKIEARSSDDSFTGLVRTLYFADSFLSDAAHSTPSLWAGTNGGSVFAYILRIPPVERRTEDPVTAHPAKEIQLMHRAPVVGLVVLDGHGAPLPEPLEVAHDLSRSPDMQGSHHLLVVSEEQFKLFTLPKVSAKMKLKLTAMEGSRVRRVGVAWFGSSRVEEYGESGLVVLTNQGDLNVLSLPGIKMQVQYPCIRREDVSGIASCVFTKHGQGFYLISPSEFERFSLSARWLVEPRCLVEVPPRPSASARSPLPRSEPDGVPTERSGHKSAGGGGEVLQEIQKSLEGDQMTYLENNMKGLSAGGMVMSNGE from the exons ATGAAGAGGTTCCGGCGGCATGGGCACGAGTCGCAGCGGGACAGGCTAAAGCAGGAGCTCTACCAGTTCAACAAG ACTGTGGAACATGGATTCCCCCACCAGCCCAGTGCTCTGGGTTACAGCCCTACCCTGCAGCTCCTGGCCATCGGTACTCGTTCCGGCGCTATCAAACT GTACGGGGCTCCGGGAGTGGAGTTCATGGGCCTCCACGACGAGAACGCCACAGTCACTCAGGTGCACTTCCTCCCACATCAG CTTGAGATGGTGACTCTGCTGGATGATAACAGTCTGCACATGTGGACGCTGCGGGCACACCAGGGCGTGTCCGAGCTGCTGGAGATCGGCCGCTTCACACTGACCGGCCCGCCAGG CGCCCCCCCGAGTGTGACGCGTGTAACTGCAGTGCTGGCGCACTCGTCCGGCGAGCTGCTCCTCCTGGGCACGGAGGGAGGCCACGTGTTCGTGGTGGAGGTGCCTGGCTtcagggagctggaggagcgcAATATCAGCGTGGAGGAGGTGCAGAACAG TGTCCCAGAAGACTACGTGGGCCGCAGGAACCTGGAGAGCGTGGAGGCCCTGCAGGAGAACCCGCTGAACCCGCGGCAGGTGGTGCTGGGGTACGGCCGCGGCCTCATGGTGCTGTGGGACCTGGACAGCAAGCGCGCcgtgcagctcctccagggcaCGCAG CAGCTGGAGAGCGTGTGGTGGATGCCGGACGGAAGCCAGATCATCAGCTCTCACAGCGACGGCGGCTTCTGCCGCTGGACGGTGACCGGGAAGGGCTCGCTGCAGGAGCCCGACGAGCAGGACACGCCCTACG GCTCCTTCCCCTGCAAAGCCATCTCTAAGATCGTGCAGCTGCCCAACGCAGAAGG GCCCCCGTTCCTGGTCTTCAGCGGTGGGATGCCCCGCGCCAGCTATGGGGACAGGCACTGCATCTCCATCATCCACGGCAAGACCCACGTAGCGCTGGACTTCACCTCCCGCATCATCGACTTCTTCATCATCACAGACGAGAAGCACAGAG CAGGTGACCCGACGGcgctggtggtgctggtggaggaggagctggtggtggtGGACCTGCTGACGGACGGCTGGCCGGTGATCCAGACGCCCTACTTGGTGCCGCTGCACTGCTCGGCCATCACCTGCTCCCACCACGTCTCCTGCATCCCCCTCAAGCTGTGGGAGCGGGTGCTGGCGGCCGGGGCGCTGCAGAGCACACACTACTCAGGGAGG CTCTGGCCCGTGAATGGAGGGCAGAACCTGGCTCCAGACCCCCCTCAGAGGGACCTGCTGCTCACAGG GCACGAGGACGGGACGGTGCGCTTCTGGGACGCCTCGGGGGTGTGCCTGTACCCCATGTACAAGCTGGGCACGGCGGGGGTCTTCCACACCGACGCCGACTTCAACGACAACATGAACCAGGGCGCCGACGGGGAGTGGCCGCCGTTCCGGAAG GTGGGGAACTTCGACCCCTACAGCGACGACCCTCGCCTGGGCATCCAGAAGATCCACCTGTGCAAGTACAGCGGCTACCTGGCCGTGGCCGGCACGGCAGGGCAG ATCCTGATGATGGAGCTGAACGACGAGCCGGCCGAGCAGGTGGTGGAGGCCTCGCTGGTGGACCTGCTGCAGGGCCAGGAGGGCTTCCGCTGGAAGGGCCACGCCCGGCTGGAGGTGCGGGAGGAGCCGGTCACCTTCCCGCCCGGCTTCCAGCCCTTCGCCCTGGTGCAGTGCCAGCCCCCCGCCGTGGTGACGGCCCTCTCCCTGCACTCCGAGTGGAAGCTGGTGGCCTTCGGCACCAGCCACGGCTTCGGCCTGTACGACTACCTGCAGAGGAGCCCCGTGCTGGTCCG GTGCACGCTGAACCCCAGTGACCAGCTGGCCATGGAGGGCCCTCTGTCCCGTGTGAAGTCCATTAAGAAGTCCCTGCGCCAGTCCTTCCGCCGGATCCGCCGCAGCCGCGTGTCCATGCGCAAGCAGCACGCCAACAACGCAGCCAAG ctgcaggagctgaacgcgaggctggaggcggagctgcagGAGATGGAGCTGGCTCCGGTGCAGAGGAAGATCGAGGCGCGCTCCTCAGACGACTCCTTCACCGGCCTGGTCCGCACGCTCTACTTCGCCGACTCCTTCCTCAGCGACG ccgccCACAGCACTCCTTCGCTTTGGGCGGGCACCAATGGCGGCAGCGTCTTCGCCTACATCCTCCGCATCCCCCCCGTGGAGCGCCGGACCGAGGATCCCGTCACAGCCCACCCCG CGAAGGAGATCCAGCTGATGCACCGCGCGCCGGTGGTGGGGCTGGTGGTGCTGGACGGGCACGGTGCCCCTCTGCCGGAGCCCCTGGAGGTGGCGCACGACCTGTCCCGCAGCCCCGACATGCAGGGCTCGCACCACCTGCTGGTCGTCTCAGAGGAGCAGTTCAAG CTGTTCACGCTGCCCAAGGTGAGCGCCAagatgaagctgaagctgaCGGCGATGGAGGGCTCGCGCGTGCggcgggtgggcgtggcctggttCGGCAGCAGCCGGGTGGAGGAGTACGGGGAGAGCGGGCTGGTGGTGCTGACCAATCAGGGCGACCTGAACGTGCTGTCGCTGCCCGGCATCAAGATGCAGGTGCAGTACCCCTGCATCCGGCGCGAGGACGTCAGCGGCATCGCCTCCTGCGTCTTCACCAAGCACGGCCAAG GGTTCTACCTGATCTCCCCGTCCGAGTTTGAGCGCTTCTCCCTGTCTGCCCGCTGGCTGGTGGAGCCCAGGTGCCTGGTGGAGGTGCCCCCTCGCCCCTCCGCCTCCGCCCGCAGTCCCCTGCCCCGGTCGGAGCCCGACGGGGTGCCCACGGAACGCAG CGGTCACAAGAGTGccggtggaggtggtg AGGTGCTCCAGGAGATCCAGAAATCTCTAGAAGGAGATCAGAT GACGTACCTGGAGAATAATATGAAGGGCTTGTCGGCAGGAGGCATGGTGATGAGCAACGGAG